In Brassica rapa cultivar Chiifu-401-42 chromosome A06, CAAS_Brap_v3.01, whole genome shotgun sequence, a single window of DNA contains:
- the LOC103873499 gene encoding probable pectinesterase/pectinesterase inhibitor 34, whose amino-acid sequence MGYERLGTSKGSCWVRTTTILAPNINHVPMTTQPTRKKLLVSLTVVAFILILPAAVFGSQLKSSQHVPGQARKPSQAISKACDLARFPELCVDSLMNFPGTLAANSDNNLLHVTVNMTLHHFNHALYSSSSLSFLDMPPRVRSAYDACIELLDDSVDALSRALSSVSGGQTKPQDVMTWLSSALTNHDTCAEGFDGVNDGGVKDQMTAALKNLSELVSNCLAIFAASSNGNDFAGVPIQNRRLLGVGGDENSKFPRWTKRREREILEMPVSQIQADIIVSKDGNGTCKTISAAIKKAPQYSPRRIIIYVKAGRYEENNLKVGRKKINLMFVGDGKGKTIISGGKSIFDNITTFHTATFAATGAGFIARDITFENYAGPAKHQAVALRVGADHAVIYRCNIIGYQDTLYVHSNRQFFRECDIYGTVDFIFGNAAVVLQNCSIYARKPMDLQKNTITAQNRKDPNQNTGMSIHASRILATPDLQATSGTFQTYLGRPWKQFSRTVYMLSYIDKHVHTRGWLEWNTSSFALDTLYYGEYLNTGPGSALAQRVNWPGYRVINSTAEANRFTVAEFIYGSSWLPSTGVSFLAGLNI is encoded by the exons ATGGGCTACGAAAGACTCGGAACATCGAAAGGAAGTTGTTGGGTCAGAACCACCACAATTCTGGCTCCGAACATAAACCATGTCCCCATGACAACACAACCGACAAGAAAGAAGCTTCTAGTGTCTTTAACCGTCGTAGCCTTCATACTGATCCTGCCCGCCGCGGTATTCGGATCACAACTCAAATCTTCCCAGCACGTCCCAGGCCAAGCTCGGAAACCAAGCCAAGCAATTTCAAAAGCTTGCGACTTGGCTCGTTTCCCAGAGCTATGCGTTGACTCACTCATGAACTTCCCCGGCACACTCGCCGCTAATTCCGACAACAATCTGCTCCACGTGACGGTGAACATGACGCTCCACCACTTCAACCACGCACTCTACTCATCTTCCTCTTTATCTTTCCTCGACATGCCTCCACGTGTCCGCTCAGCTTACGATGCATGCATCGAGCTACTAGACGATTCGGTCGACGCGCTCTCACGCGCACTATCCTCCGTCTCCGGTGGCCAAACGAAGCCACAAGACGTCATGACATGGCTGAGCTCGGCTCTGACGAACCACGACACTTGCGCGGAAGGGTTCGATGGCGTCAACGACGGTGGCGTGAAGGATCAGATGACGGCGGCGCTCAAGAATCTCTCGGAGCTCGTCAGCAACTGTTTAGCGATATTCGCGGCGAGCAGTAACGGAAACGATTTTGCCGGAGTGCCGATACAGAACAGGAGGCTTCTTGGAGTAGGAGGAGATGAGAACTCGAAGTTCCCGAGATGGACCAAGAGAAGAGAGCGTGAGATACTGGAAATGCCAGTATCTCAGATACAAGCTGATATCATCGTCTCGAAAGACGGCAACGGCACGTGCAAGACTATATCGGCAGCCATCAAGAAAGCTCCTCAGTACAGTCCTCGCCGGATTATTATCTACGTCAAAGCCGGAAG GTACGAAGAGAACAACCTCAAAGTCGGtaggaaaaaaattaatttgatgtTCGTTGGAGATGGGAAGGGTAAAACTATCATTTCGGGAGGGAAAAGTATTTTTGACAACATTACCACTTTTCACACGGCGACGTTTG CTGCCACCGGAGCTGGTTTTATTGCAAGGGACATCACATTTGAAAACTACGCTGGTCCGGCAAAGCACCAGGCAGTCGCTCTCCGCGTCGGGGCTGACCACGCGGTGATTTATAGATGCAATATAATTGGTTATCAAGACACGCTGTATGTTCATTCAAACCGACAATTCTTTCGTGAATGCGATATTTACGGTACAgtcgatttcatctttggtaaTGCAGCCGTGGTGCTACAAAACTGTAGCATCTACGCACGCAAACCCATGGATCTTCAGAAAAACACGATCACAGCTCAGAACAGAAAAGACCCGAACCAAAACACCGGTATGTCAATACATGCATCTAGGATTTTGGCGACACCTGATCTCCAAGCTACCAGCGGTACTTTCCAGACGTATCTAGGCCGGCCTTGGAAGCAATTCTCTAGGACGGTTTACATGTTATCGTATATCGACAAACACGTACACACGAGAGGTTGGCTCGAGTGGAACACAAGTTCATTTGCTTTAGATACTTTATATTACGGAGAGTATTTGAATACTGGACCCGGGTCGGCTCTTGCGCAACGTGTAAACTGGCCAGGCTATCGGGTCATCAATTCGACGGCTGAGGCTAACCGTTTTACGGTGGCGGAATTTATATACGGTTCGTCGTGGTTGCCTTCGACAGGGGTTTCGTTCTTGGCCGGATTGAACATTtag